A region of Micromonospora sp. WMMD882 DNA encodes the following proteins:
- a CDS encoding CHAT domain-containing protein, which yields MTSTQDRITALRAELDGLTGPARCRPLLTLGQLLTDRYWRTGPGRPEGLADLNAAIGALDEAYRLLDPADQHRALVAHGLGLLIGTRHLSHFGGDEDQETALRLLTEALRSPLPPAAVLLAEMVLGQLHLARGMKGMAFGSPAMLRDGAPAAAKADADRAVELFRRISASPMLSEELAGPLQTMLSVAEPLRELMDGMGGGIGSFDVGKLQRLLTVVQQFQQQMAAAGGATPTGAPGFGGMPGFGGMPGFGGAPGSGGATGFGGGSGPGGLPVSPVLPNPMFLGGEALAAMHPLDRPVPVFHGPEPDAPPAPARPRPVVVRPETQALRREVARQVADLTGAPPDDVTPERAYEWAATLLRPDRPDRPVDAVDEYVALATAVVHEAAEHAAAVHEAAEHGADDPVSVGLDHFLLAVALFLRGGADAGGWGDADGWGDPAGPGDAGDRGNVDLAGTDVRAGTEHLLAAAELLPPEHPAAPTVLLGLGAFLDDRQPLRGVSGPLATRFAARADALLAARADADRQTGAGGDVGDRSAHVNGPAGDLAVVRALGDVCRAAVAVRAGAVDQLAEPDLAASVRAVPATYPWRRRVRVAAGLADVAGGLATLDVGRLRAGAALISAAGDAAAPGPAVGDAPSPGPADDATRGAAAVALPGRLAAVLVALVDDDLPALRSAADRLAALVTPGGTGVDPADGPALRALLDALPAGSATPDRDARGPVGAIPSSAGPLEVFEALETAATAGPTSIDPLVRDAATALLGGPVDPVGTARSVPPPDPAEVAAGLRAVGASALVYLYPVAGREHHAGALLLEAGTGRPVPLGVVGTPDVDAAAPVDWPRRAWDALVAPLLDRPTADRSPRRILLVAAGPLGRLPLAAVPAPDGGFAGDHLVVSTVASGRQVVALAGRTPLSVTGDAVFVANPRGDREAASYDTMVLRRIFHPGSVGLGRTVEAVHGAGTPAEVLAHLPGPAGGGAGLLHLGCGLRATGAPAVELAAATPGGPDQLDAAAILDRPAATGPAGGLVVLPADAGLDRWLPLADALLDTGVTGVVGWLWPVPAPVAALALFVLHLHLVDEGHPPATAVCLTQRWMRDPDRKTPPHLPAGHAATAGRVDLADPAYWAALCHRGR from the coding sequence GTGACGTCCACCCAGGACAGGATCACCGCGTTGCGGGCGGAGTTGGACGGGCTCACCGGTCCGGCCCGCTGCCGTCCGCTGCTCACCCTCGGGCAGCTCCTCACCGACCGGTACTGGCGGACCGGTCCGGGCCGACCCGAGGGACTGGCCGACCTGAACGCCGCGATCGGGGCGCTGGACGAGGCGTACCGCCTGCTGGACCCGGCCGACCAGCACCGGGCCCTGGTGGCACACGGCCTGGGCCTGCTGATCGGGACGCGCCACCTGTCCCACTTCGGCGGCGACGAGGACCAGGAGACCGCTCTCCGGCTGCTGACCGAGGCGCTGCGCAGCCCGCTGCCGCCGGCCGCCGTGCTGCTGGCCGAGATGGTGCTCGGTCAGCTCCACCTGGCCCGGGGCATGAAGGGGATGGCGTTCGGCTCCCCGGCGATGCTGCGCGACGGCGCGCCCGCCGCGGCCAAGGCAGACGCCGACCGGGCGGTCGAGCTGTTCCGCAGGATCAGCGCCAGCCCCATGCTCAGCGAGGAACTCGCCGGACCGCTCCAGACGATGTTGTCCGTGGCCGAGCCGCTTCGGGAGCTGATGGACGGGATGGGCGGCGGGATCGGCTCGTTCGACGTCGGCAAGCTGCAGCGGCTGCTCACCGTCGTGCAGCAGTTCCAACAGCAGATGGCCGCAGCCGGGGGCGCGACGCCGACCGGCGCTCCCGGTTTCGGTGGCATGCCTGGCTTCGGTGGCATGCCCGGTTTCGGTGGTGCTCCCGGTTCTGGCGGCGCTACCGGTTTCGGTGGTGGCTCAGGGCCCGGCGGGTTGCCCGTGTCGCCGGTGCTGCCGAACCCGATGTTCCTCGGCGGCGAGGCGCTGGCCGCGATGCATCCGCTGGACCGTCCGGTGCCGGTCTTCCACGGCCCGGAGCCGGACGCCCCGCCGGCGCCGGCCCGCCCCCGTCCGGTCGTCGTCCGCCCCGAGACGCAGGCCCTGCGTCGGGAGGTGGCGCGTCAGGTGGCCGACCTCACCGGCGCGCCACCGGACGACGTCACCCCGGAGCGGGCGTACGAGTGGGCGGCCACCCTGCTGCGGCCGGACCGTCCGGACCGTCCGGTGGACGCCGTCGACGAGTACGTGGCCCTGGCCACCGCCGTAGTCCACGAGGCGGCCGAGCACGCCGCCGCCGTCCACGAGGCCGCCGAGCACGGGGCGGACGACCCGGTGAGCGTCGGGCTCGACCACTTCCTGCTCGCGGTGGCGCTGTTCCTGCGGGGCGGAGCCGACGCCGGCGGCTGGGGTGACGCCGACGGGTGGGGTGACCCGGCAGGCCCGGGCGACGCCGGTGACCGGGGGAACGTCGACCTCGCCGGCACCGATGTGCGGGCGGGAACGGAACACCTGCTGGCAGCGGCCGAGCTGCTGCCGCCGGAGCATCCCGCCGCGCCGACGGTCCTGCTCGGGCTGGGCGCGTTCCTCGACGACCGGCAGCCGCTGCGCGGGGTCTCCGGGCCGCTCGCCACCCGGTTCGCCGCCCGCGCCGACGCCCTGCTCGCCGCCCGCGCCGACGCCGACCGGCAGACCGGGGCCGGCGGTGACGTCGGGGACCGGTCCGCCCACGTCAACGGTCCCGCCGGAGACCTCGCCGTGGTGCGGGCGCTGGGTGACGTGTGCCGGGCCGCCGTCGCGGTCCGCGCCGGCGCCGTCGACCAGCTCGCCGAGCCCGACCTGGCCGCGTCCGTCAGGGCGGTGCCGGCAACCTACCCGTGGCGACGCCGGGTGCGGGTCGCGGCGGGGCTCGCCGACGTGGCCGGCGGGCTGGCGACCCTGGACGTCGGCCGCCTGCGCGCCGGCGCGGCGCTGATCAGCGCGGCCGGCGACGCGGCGGCCCCTGGCCCGGCCGTCGGCGACGCGCCGTCCCCTGGCCCGGCCGACGATGCCACCCGTGGCGCGGCTGCGGTGGCGCTGCCCGGCCGGCTCGCGGCGGTGCTCGTGGCGCTCGTCGACGACGACCTGCCGGCCCTGCGGTCGGCCGCCGACCGGCTCGCCGCGCTCGTGACGCCGGGCGGGACGGGAGTCGACCCCGCCGACGGCCCCGCCCTGCGTGCCCTGCTCGACGCCCTGCCGGCCGGCTCTGCCACCCCGGACCGGGACGCGCGCGGGCCGGTCGGGGCGATACCGTCGTCCGCCGGGCCGCTGGAGGTGTTCGAGGCGCTGGAGACCGCCGCCACCGCCGGGCCGACGTCGATCGACCCGCTCGTCCGGGACGCCGCCACGGCGTTGCTCGGCGGCCCCGTCGACCCGGTCGGGACGGCCCGCTCCGTCCCGCCGCCCGATCCCGCCGAGGTGGCGGCCGGGCTGCGTGCCGTCGGCGCGTCCGCCCTGGTCTACCTGTACCCGGTGGCGGGCCGGGAGCACCACGCGGGAGCGTTGCTGCTGGAGGCCGGGACGGGCCGACCGGTGCCGCTCGGCGTCGTCGGCACGCCCGACGTCGACGCCGCCGCGCCGGTGGACTGGCCGCGTCGTGCCTGGGACGCTCTGGTCGCGCCGCTGCTGGACCGGCCGACCGCCGACCGGTCGCCCCGCCGGATCCTGCTCGTCGCGGCCGGACCGCTCGGCCGGCTGCCGTTGGCCGCCGTGCCCGCGCCCGACGGCGGCTTCGCCGGCGACCATCTGGTGGTCTCCACGGTCGCCTCCGGTCGGCAGGTGGTGGCGCTGGCGGGCCGGACCCCGCTGTCGGTGACCGGCGACGCCGTCTTCGTCGCCAATCCCCGGGGGGACCGGGAGGCCGCGAGCTACGACACGATGGTCCTGCGCCGCATCTTCCACCCCGGCTCGGTCGGGCTGGGCCGCACCGTGGAGGCCGTGCACGGGGCGGGCACGCCGGCCGAGGTGCTCGCCCACCTGCCCGGCCCGGCCGGCGGCGGCGCCGGGCTGCTGCACCTGGGCTGTGGCCTGCGGGCCACCGGTGCTCCCGCGGTGGAGCTGGCCGCCGCGACGCCCGGCGGGCCGGATCAGCTCGACGCCGCCGCGATCCTCGACCGGCCGGCAGCCACCGGCCCGGCGGGTGGCCTGGTCGTCCTGCCCGCCGACGCCGGCCTGGACCGCTGGCTGCCGCTGGCCGACGCGCTGCTCGACACCGGGGTGACCGGGGTGGTCGGCTGGCTCTGGCCGGTGCCCGCGCCGGTCGCCGCGCTGGCGCTGTTCGTCCTGCACCTGCACCTGGTCGACGAGGGGCATCCGCCGGCCACGGCGGTGTGCCTGACCCAGCGGTGGATGCGTGACCCGGACCGTAAGACGCCGCCGCACCTGCCGGCCGGACACGCCGCGACCGCCGGCCGGGTGGACCTCGCCGATCCGGCGTACTGGGCGGCGCTCTGCCACCGGGGCCGGTGA
- a CDS encoding FHA domain-containing protein, with protein sequence MGDLICRACHRPVVPGGLICPGCRANLTAPDAVVDAAAPDPTALLAPDHGDGRVGHGRVGHDSGAADHNGGWVGHDGGPADHDGGRSADPTCPRCDADLPTADIPVCPACLSPLAGGLVLRLDGGVDVRWRQVVLPGTELVLGRDPRESPAAQVLARYDTVSRRHARVTVDRRRHATVTDLGSTNGTFVDDTAVPPGTTVDLPAGARLRLGRSVSLVVGPA encoded by the coding sequence ATGGGAGACCTGATCTGCCGGGCGTGTCACCGGCCCGTCGTCCCCGGCGGACTCATCTGCCCGGGGTGCCGGGCCAACCTCACCGCGCCGGACGCGGTCGTCGACGCCGCCGCCCCGGACCCGACGGCGCTGCTCGCGCCGGACCACGGCGACGGGCGGGTCGGCCACGGGCGGGTCGGCCACGACAGCGGGGCGGCCGACCACAACGGCGGGTGGGTCGGCCACGACGGCGGGCCGGCCGACCACGACGGCGGCCGGTCCGCCGACCCGACCTGCCCGCGCTGCGACGCCGACCTGCCGACGGCCGACATCCCGGTCTGCCCGGCCTGCCTGTCGCCCCTGGCCGGGGGCCTGGTACTGCGCCTCGACGGCGGGGTCGACGTCCGCTGGCGGCAGGTCGTCCTGCCCGGCACGGAACTCGTCCTCGGCCGTGACCCCCGGGAGTCACCGGCGGCACAGGTGCTGGCCCGGTACGACACCGTGTCCCGGCGGCACGCCCGGGTCACCGTGGACCGGCGTCGGCACGCCACGGTGACCGACCTGGGCTCGACCAACGGCACCTTCGTCGACGACACGGCGGTGCCGCCCGGCACCACCGTCGACCTGCCGGCCGGCGCGCGGCTACGGCTCGGCCGCAGCGTCTCGCTCGTGGTCGGGCCGGCCTGA
- a CDS encoding CHAT domain-containing protein, whose product MRHRELLARLGVRIAAYIDRRDATLLLDERGVMEADLLAAALPGYDDRARDEAVTVLGQWHACRFHALPEPDDNADFFAAVRWFSQLAPDTRQIPAAWRAPAWLAGSPEELATAAYETQRRLGDADDPWARQRALALWRAAVAAVGAEHPGRADLLAAAGAALLDQAESQPTSAGPELRAEGIALTRAALALVPAGHPGRLPLLGNLASALSDRGGPHDDDLDDVVTALAEAVDPVSPAAAAGRLPRYQLASALLARFDRTRLDADVDAAVRLARQLAEEPTTPDPLRQAARDLLVVTLQTRYEHRLDADDIRAAVAVGRALAADADPADPDRLRILGNLGLACWSAHRRSQEPDLLDEGIRVTRDAARSTPPTHPVRLGLLNNLSQMLRQRAVRTGATEDARAAVEAARAAVAAIPPGHPDHPGFLAMLGATLWASHLGSRDGAELDEAIRAMRQAADTIAPGHPDRGGFLTNLGMALATRAAMTDPPDRADVEGAVAAHREAVRATPARSAERPSRLVNFAISMNGLVDLGYGSAQEEPSAVEEAVDALAEVLDTLPAGRAERAGALMGLGRARWSRFERHRRPEDGQAAVAAWRELAGIPDVAVRVRVTAARRYATAQARMHGPAAALDGYAAAVELLPLLAWRGLNRADRQQNLAAVSGLAAEAAAAAVAADQPERAVELLEQARGVLWTQLLETRTGVSALRAVDPALADEFEQARAALDAPSATVVDAGPGMLTDVVDRRGDGAARFAAVVARIRALPPTAALPRPDRFLRPTSWTELRATVGDRTVVVVTVSHLRADALVISGGTVRAVALPALTEERLTAEVGAYLRLDGDGAAPGRDIVRSRVDPAGPATLAWLWDAVAEPVLDALGHRPEVDVAPRLWWCPTGLLSLLPLHAAGRHDGSGCSVLDRVVSSYVPTLRALGTAPAADTSRPDDGDGMLVVALPDTPGQPSLPAVERERRMLAALLARSAGSEILSGPAATRAAVDRALTRHRRAHVSCHGTQDLADPSRGGLLLHDGLLAVGDLVAADRPAGDWIFLAACKTATGGLGAVDEAITLSAALSYAGWRHVIGTLWTVDDTTAARVAELVYQTYRPDGPVDADTGARALHRALRRLRDERPDRPGLWAPFVHLGA is encoded by the coding sequence TTGCGCCACCGCGAGCTGCTGGCCCGGCTGGGGGTCCGGATCGCCGCGTACATCGACCGCCGGGACGCCACCCTGCTGCTCGACGAGCGGGGGGTCATGGAGGCCGACCTGCTCGCCGCGGCGCTGCCCGGGTACGACGACCGCGCCCGCGACGAGGCGGTCACCGTGCTGGGCCAGTGGCACGCGTGCCGGTTCCACGCGCTGCCCGAGCCGGACGACAACGCCGACTTCTTCGCCGCCGTACGGTGGTTCTCGCAGCTCGCGCCGGACACCCGGCAGATACCCGCCGCGTGGCGGGCGCCGGCCTGGTTGGCAGGCAGCCCCGAGGAGCTCGCGACGGCGGCGTACGAGACGCAGCGGCGACTCGGCGACGCCGACGACCCGTGGGCCCGGCAGCGGGCGCTCGCGCTGTGGCGGGCCGCGGTGGCCGCCGTCGGCGCGGAGCATCCTGGCCGCGCCGACCTGCTCGCCGCCGCCGGCGCCGCGCTGCTCGACCAGGCGGAGTCACAGCCGACGTCGGCCGGGCCGGAGCTGCGCGCCGAGGGGATCGCGCTGACCCGCGCCGCGCTGGCCCTGGTCCCGGCGGGTCACCCCGGCCGGCTGCCGCTGCTCGGCAACCTGGCCTCGGCGCTCTCCGACCGGGGCGGGCCGCACGACGACGACCTGGACGACGTGGTGACCGCGCTGGCTGAGGCGGTCGACCCGGTCTCACCGGCCGCTGCGGCCGGACGCCTGCCCCGCTACCAGCTCGCGTCGGCGTTGCTCGCCCGCTTCGACCGGACCCGTTTGGACGCCGACGTCGACGCGGCGGTCCGACTGGCCCGGCAGCTCGCCGAGGAGCCGACCACCCCGGACCCGCTCCGCCAGGCCGCCCGGGACCTGCTGGTCGTGACGTTGCAGACCCGGTACGAGCACCGTCTCGACGCCGACGACATCAGGGCGGCCGTCGCCGTCGGTCGCGCGCTCGCCGCCGACGCCGACCCCGCCGACCCGGACCGGCTGCGGATCCTCGGCAATCTCGGCCTGGCCTGCTGGTCGGCCCACCGCCGCAGCCAGGAGCCGGACCTGCTCGACGAGGGCATCCGGGTGACCCGCGATGCGGCCCGGTCGACGCCGCCGACCCATCCGGTCCGGCTCGGTCTGCTCAACAACCTGAGCCAGATGCTGCGTCAACGGGCCGTCCGGACCGGGGCGACGGAGGACGCCCGCGCCGCCGTCGAAGCGGCCCGCGCCGCCGTCGCCGCCATCCCGCCCGGCCACCCCGACCATCCGGGGTTCCTGGCCATGCTCGGCGCCACCCTCTGGGCAAGTCACCTGGGGTCCCGCGACGGCGCGGAACTGGACGAGGCGATCCGGGCCATGCGGCAGGCCGCCGACACCATCGCGCCCGGACACCCGGACCGCGGTGGTTTCCTCACCAACCTGGGCATGGCGCTGGCCACCCGGGCCGCCATGACCGACCCGCCCGACCGGGCCGACGTCGAGGGGGCGGTCGCCGCGCACCGCGAGGCGGTCCGGGCCACCCCCGCCCGGTCGGCTGAGCGGCCGTCCCGCCTGGTCAACTTCGCGATCAGCATGAACGGGCTGGTCGACCTCGGGTACGGGTCGGCGCAGGAGGAACCGTCCGCGGTCGAAGAGGCGGTCGACGCGCTCGCCGAGGTGCTCGACACGCTTCCCGCCGGTCGCGCCGAACGGGCCGGCGCGCTGATGGGCCTGGGCCGGGCGCGCTGGAGCCGTTTCGAGCGCCACCGGCGACCCGAGGACGGCCAGGCCGCCGTCGCGGCATGGCGGGAGCTGGCCGGCATCCCGGACGTCGCCGTACGCGTCCGGGTCACCGCCGCCCGCCGGTACGCCACCGCTCAGGCACGGATGCACGGCCCGGCAGCGGCCCTGGACGGGTACGCGGCAGCGGTCGAGCTGCTGCCCCTGCTCGCCTGGCGCGGCCTGAACCGGGCGGACCGGCAGCAGAACCTGGCGGCCGTGTCGGGGCTGGCCGCCGAGGCCGCCGCCGCGGCGGTCGCCGCCGACCAGCCGGAACGCGCGGTCGAGCTGCTGGAGCAGGCCCGGGGCGTGCTGTGGACCCAACTGCTGGAGACCCGGACCGGCGTCAGCGCCCTGCGGGCCGTCGACCCGGCGCTGGCCGACGAGTTCGAGCAGGCCCGGGCGGCCCTGGACGCCCCGTCCGCCACGGTGGTCGACGCCGGGCCCGGCATGCTCACCGACGTGGTGGACCGGCGTGGGGACGGGGCCGCGCGGTTCGCCGCGGTGGTCGCCCGGATCCGGGCCCTGCCGCCGACGGCCGCGCTGCCCCGCCCCGACCGGTTCCTGCGACCCACCTCGTGGACGGAGCTGCGGGCGACGGTCGGGGACCGGACCGTGGTCGTGGTCACCGTCAGTCACCTGCGCGCCGACGCGCTGGTGATCTCCGGTGGCACGGTACGGGCGGTGGCGCTGCCGGCCCTGACCGAGGAGCGGCTCACCGCCGAGGTCGGGGCGTACCTCCGGCTCGACGGGGACGGCGCCGCCCCGGGCCGGGACATCGTCCGGTCCCGGGTCGACCCCGCCGGCCCGGCCACCCTGGCCTGGTTGTGGGACGCCGTCGCCGAGCCGGTGCTCGACGCCCTCGGACACCGGCCGGAGGTCGACGTCGCGCCCCGGCTGTGGTGGTGCCCGACCGGCCTGTTGAGTCTGCTGCCGCTGCACGCCGCCGGCCGGCACGACGGTTCCGGTTGCTCGGTGCTGGACCGGGTGGTCTCCTCGTACGTGCCGACGCTGCGCGCGCTGGGGACGGCGCCGGCCGCCGACACGTCCCGCCCCGACGACGGGGACGGCATGCTGGTGGTGGCCCTGCCGGACACCCCGGGCCAGCCGTCCCTACCGGCGGTGGAACGGGAACGACGGATGCTGGCGGCGCTGCTGGCCCGGAGTGCGGGCAGCGAGATCCTCAGCGGCCCCGCGGCGACCCGCGCCGCGGTCGACCGGGCGTTGACCCGACACCGCCGGGCACACGTGAGCTGCCACGGCACCCAGGACCTGGCCGACCCGTCGCGGGGCGGACTGCTGCTGCACGACGGGCTGCTCGCCGTCGGTGACCTGGTGGCCGCCGACCGTCCCGCGGGTGACTGGATCTTCCTGGCCGCGTGCAAGACCGCGACCGGCGGCCTGGGCGCGGTGGACGAGGCGATCACCCTGTCGGCCGCGCTGAGCTACGCCGGCTGGCGACACGTCATCGGTACCCTGTGGACGGTCGACGACACGACCGCCGCCCGGGTGGCCGAGCTGGTCTACCAGACGTACCGCCCGGACGGGCCGGTCGACGCGGACACCGGGGCCCGCGCCCTGCACCGGGCGCTGCGCCGGCTACGGGACGAGCGGCCCGACCGACCCGGGCTGTGGGCGCCGTTCGTCCACCTGGGGGCGTGA
- a CDS encoding AAA family ATPase yields MTDLDLTDWPAFAREIHATLPTHAQYVLWGNADDSYLVGAGGATQLVPLPDLLGRLLAGSGYTFLLAHDCVDGPELRRIGASDAPAAARSLLGDGFRAGGRAPDLAALATQAEAVARPRQPVRAAMLLRAARLLRSPTDPQDAERVFLRRMDKLARTAQPVSAAHGRTGSLYNPVIWLLGQEGDLPAWFTAANERVRAIALPTPDYGDRERTARLLLRPEGHDEPQLGELARAFAEHAEGMTLQGMIETTRLAHDRGLTSRELPDAARMYKLGVLDNPWRREFLRHRILAGERSLPNRVVGQPQAVTKTLDILKRAALGLSGAQASRASSRPRGVLFFAGPTGVGKTELAKAVAQVVFGDESAYLRFDMSEFSAEHSGDRLIGAPPGYVGFEAGGELTNAVRQQPFRVILFDEIEKAHARILDKFLQILEDGRLTDGRGGTVHFSESILIFTSNLGMSEPDPAGGSRPTVLPGAPYPEVEARVRAAIEDHFNRELRRPELLNRLGDNIVVFHFVGPEAAARIFDLQLANILGRLRDEHDLHVVLADQARAWLRARCTTDLAHGGRGIGSALETALVNPLARALFAEAPPAGSTVTVTRVRDEGDLITLELA; encoded by the coding sequence ATGACCGACCTCGACCTGACCGACTGGCCCGCGTTCGCCCGGGAGATCCACGCCACCCTGCCGACCCACGCCCAGTACGTGCTGTGGGGCAACGCCGACGACTCGTACCTGGTCGGCGCGGGCGGGGCGACCCAGCTCGTCCCCCTGCCCGACCTGCTCGGCCGGCTGCTCGCCGGCAGCGGCTACACGTTCCTGCTGGCCCACGACTGCGTGGACGGGCCGGAGCTGCGCCGGATCGGCGCGTCGGACGCCCCCGCGGCGGCCAGGTCGCTGCTCGGGGACGGGTTCCGCGCCGGCGGGCGGGCCCCCGACCTGGCCGCCCTGGCCACCCAGGCGGAGGCGGTCGCCCGCCCCCGGCAGCCGGTCCGCGCGGCGATGCTGCTGCGGGCGGCGCGACTGCTGCGCTCCCCCACCGACCCGCAGGACGCCGAACGGGTGTTCCTGCGCCGGATGGACAAGCTCGCCCGGACCGCCCAGCCGGTCTCGGCCGCGCACGGCCGCACCGGCAGCCTGTACAACCCGGTCATCTGGCTGCTGGGCCAGGAGGGTGACCTGCCGGCCTGGTTCACCGCCGCCAACGAGCGGGTCCGCGCGATCGCCCTGCCCACCCCCGACTACGGCGACCGGGAACGCACCGCCCGACTGCTGCTGCGGCCGGAGGGGCACGACGAGCCGCAGCTCGGCGAGCTGGCCCGGGCGTTCGCCGAGCACGCCGAGGGAATGACCCTCCAGGGCATGATAGAGACCACCCGGCTCGCCCACGACCGCGGCCTGACCAGCCGCGAGCTGCCCGACGCGGCCCGGATGTACAAGCTCGGCGTGTTGGACAACCCGTGGCGGCGCGAGTTCCTGCGGCACCGGATCCTGGCCGGCGAGCGGTCCCTGCCGAACCGGGTCGTCGGGCAACCGCAGGCGGTCACCAAGACCCTCGACATCCTCAAACGGGCCGCGCTGGGACTCTCCGGCGCGCAGGCGTCCCGCGCGTCGTCGCGTCCGCGTGGGGTGCTGTTCTTCGCCGGGCCGACAGGCGTCGGCAAGACCGAGCTGGCCAAGGCGGTGGCCCAGGTGGTCTTCGGGGACGAGTCCGCCTACCTGCGGTTCGACATGAGCGAGTTCTCCGCCGAGCACTCGGGTGACCGGCTGATCGGCGCGCCACCGGGCTACGTCGGCTTCGAAGCCGGCGGGGAGCTGACCAACGCCGTCCGGCAACAGCCGTTCCGGGTGATCCTCTTCGACGAGATCGAGAAGGCGCACGCGCGGATCCTGGACAAGTTCCTCCAGATCCTGGAGGACGGTCGGCTCACCGACGGCCGCGGCGGCACCGTGCACTTCTCCGAGAGCATCCTGATCTTCACCTCGAACCTCGGCATGTCCGAACCGGACCCGGCCGGCGGAAGCCGACCCACGGTCCTGCCCGGCGCCCCGTACCCGGAGGTGGAGGCCAGGGTGCGGGCGGCCATCGAGGACCACTTCAACCGGGAGCTGCGCCGACCGGAGCTGCTGAACCGACTCGGCGACAACATCGTGGTGTTCCACTTCGTCGGCCCGGAAGCCGCGGCGCGCATCTTCGACCTCCAGCTCGCCAACATCCTCGGCCGGCTACGCGACGAGCACGACCTCCACGTCGTCCTCGCCGACCAGGCCCGCGCCTGGCTGCGGGCCCGCTGCACCACCGACCTGGCGCACGGCGGCCGGGGCATCGGCTCGGCGCTGGAGACGGCGCTGGTGAACCCGCTGGCCCGGGCGCTGTTCGCCGAGGCTCCGCCGGCCGGCTCGACGGTCACCGTGACCCGGGTCCGCGACGAGGGCGACCTGATCACCCTGGAGCTGGCATGA
- a CDS encoding 4Fe-4S cluster-binding domain-containing protein, with protein sequence MTADADTIEISRLHHPVTVLGPGHRAGVWVQGCAIGCAGCLARDTWARRPDRAVAVRAVLDWLAGLPEPLDGVTVSGGEPLQQPAAVAALLAGVTAWRGDREIDVLLYTGYPWHRARRFTEVLAGCDAVVAGPYVARRNVGDPPLRGSTNQRIVPLTPLGRHRYGPAAPVPPRGLQATVSAGRIWLVGIPRAGDLDRVARGLAARDVHVEETSWET encoded by the coding sequence ATGACCGCCGACGCCGACACCATCGAGATCAGCCGGCTGCACCACCCGGTCACCGTGCTCGGGCCGGGCCACCGGGCCGGCGTCTGGGTGCAGGGCTGCGCCATCGGCTGCGCCGGCTGCCTGGCCCGGGACACCTGGGCGCGGCGGCCCGACCGGGCCGTCGCGGTGAGGGCCGTGCTGGACTGGCTCGCCGGCCTGCCCGAGCCCCTGGACGGGGTCACCGTCTCCGGTGGCGAACCGCTGCAACAGCCGGCGGCCGTCGCCGCGCTGCTCGCCGGGGTGACGGCGTGGCGCGGGGACCGGGAGATCGACGTCCTGCTCTACACCGGGTACCCGTGGCACCGGGCCCGCCGGTTCACCGAGGTGCTCGCCGGGTGCGACGCGGTGGTCGCCGGCCCGTACGTGGCCCGCCGCAACGTCGGCGACCCACCGCTGCGCGGCTCGACCAACCAACGGATCGTTCCCCTCACCCCGCTCGGCCGACACCGGTACGGCCCGGCGGCCCCGGTCCCGCCCCGGGGCCTGCAGGCCACCGTCTCCGCCGGCCGGATCTGGCTGGTCGGCATCCCCCGCGCCGGTGACCTCGACCGGGTCGCCCGGGGTTTGGCCGCACGGGACGTGCACGTCGAGGAGACCTCATGGGAGACCTGA